In the bacterium genome, one interval contains:
- the ruvB gene encoding Holliday junction branch migration DNA helicase RuvB encodes MDKSLTDPLHPYDRPTDPEPLNGERELDLTLRPSHFSEFIGQSKIKENLHVFIRAALERGESLDHVLFYGPPGLGKTTLAHIISREMGVNIRITSGPTLERPGDLAGLLTNLREHDVLFIDEIHRLNRVVEEYLYPAMEDFKLDIILDKGANARTIQLKLPHFTLVGATTRAGLLTSPLRARFGVSLRLDYYSPEELHEVVLRSARILGYPVEAEAALEIARRSRGTPRVANRLLRRVRDFAQIEGLQTISCESTRHSLQRLDVDDKGLDDMDKRILLTVIEKFSGGPVGLNTLAVAIGEESDTIEEIYEPYLIQIGFLNRTPRGRVATDAAYRHFQRTHGRSSQPELF; translated from the coding sequence ATAAAAGCTTGACCGATCCTTTGCATCCATACGATCGTCCTACGGATCCCGAGCCGCTCAACGGCGAGCGCGAATTGGATCTCACCCTGCGGCCAAGCCATTTTTCCGAATTCATCGGCCAGAGCAAGATCAAGGAAAACCTGCACGTATTTATTCGCGCCGCCCTGGAGCGGGGAGAGTCGCTGGATCATGTGCTGTTCTACGGGCCGCCGGGGTTGGGCAAGACTACCCTGGCCCACATCATCAGCCGGGAGATGGGCGTCAACATCCGCATCACCTCCGGTCCGACGCTGGAACGGCCCGGCGATCTCGCCGGCCTGCTTACCAATCTGCGCGAACATGATGTCCTGTTCATCGACGAGATCCATCGGTTGAACCGCGTGGTGGAGGAGTATCTGTACCCGGCCATGGAGGATTTCAAGCTGGACATTATTTTGGATAAAGGCGCCAACGCCCGTACGATTCAGCTGAAACTGCCGCACTTTACCCTGGTCGGCGCTACGACGCGCGCCGGTCTGTTGACCTCTCCACTGCGGGCGCGGTTCGGCGTTTCCCTGCGGCTTGATTATTACAGCCCTGAAGAGCTCCACGAAGTGGTGCTGCGCTCGGCCAGGATCCTCGGTTATCCGGTCGAGGCTGAGGCCGCCCTGGAGATCGCGCGCCGCTCCCGTGGTACGCCGCGCGTCGCCAACCGCCTGCTGCGACGGGTGCGCGATTTCGCCCAGATCGAGGGATTGCAGACCATCTCCTGCGAAAGCACCCGACACTCCCTGCAGCGGCTGGATGTGGATGACAAGGGGCTGGACGATATGGATAAACGCATCCTTCTCACGGTGATCGAAAAATTCAGCGGCGGTCCGGTCGGATTAAACACTCTGGCTGTGGCCATCGGCGAGGAGAGCGATACCATCGAAGAGATCTATGAGCCGTATCTGATTCAGATCGGTTTTCTCAACCGCACGCCGCGCGGCCGTGTCGCCACCGACGCCGCTTATCGTCATTTTCAACGCACACACGGGAGATCGAGTCAACCGGAACTTTTTTAA